The following are encoded together in the Lactuca sativa cultivar Salinas chromosome 1, Lsat_Salinas_v11, whole genome shotgun sequence genome:
- the LOC111904148 gene encoding 2-oxoisovalerate dehydrogenase subunit alpha 2, mitochondrial isoform X2: MAIWLASRKGADYFTKTLISTTFRSLRTSTTVIASFRDSDDSSTGSFRKPYLFFPCADSSPSAVFRSRRFESSQAGPQLDFFSSDDDDEQIQMNKEVAMKMYSGMLTLDSLDTVLYEAQRQGRISFYVTSFGEEAINLASAAALSSDDLIMPQYREPGILWWRGFTLQEFVNQCFGNKNDYGKGRQMPIHYGSKKHNYFTVSSPLATQLPQAVGAAYSLKAEKKDACVVAFFGDGSSSEGDFHASLNFAAVLEAPVVFICRNNGWAISTPTTDQFRSDGIVVKGHGYGIRSIRVDGNDALAVYNVVRVAREMAVTEQRPILIEAMTYRVGHHSTSDDSTKYRPADEIEHWKTSRNPVSIFRKWVQRKGWWSDEQESEFRADIRKQVINAIQVAEKTEKPSLENMFTDVYEELPSSLKDQERLIRNTIKRHPQDYPTDVPL; this comes from the exons ATGGCAATATGGCTGGCCAGTAGAAAAGGCGCCGATTATTTCACCAAAACATTGATATCCACCACTTTCAGATCATTACGAACTTCCACTACTGTTATTGCTTCCTTCCGTGATTCCGATGACAGCAGCACCGGGAGCTTCAGAAAGCCTTATTTATTCTTTCCGTGCGCCGATTCATCACCGTCGGCCGTTTTCAGATCTCGCCGCTTTGAATCCTCGCAAGCTGGGCCAcaattggatttcttctctaGCGATGATGACGACGAACAAAttcag ATGAATAAGGAAGTTGCAATGAAGATGTATAGTGGCATGTTGACACTTGACAGTTTGGATACGGTTTTGTATGAAGCACAAAGGCAAGGAAGAATATCGTTTTATGTTACTTCATTTGGTGAAGAAGCTATCAATCTAGCATCAGCAGCAGCACTTTCCTCCGATGATCTCATTATGCCACAG TATCGAGAACCAGGAATCTTGTGGTGGAGAGGTTTTACATTGCAAGAATTTGTGAATCAATGCTTTGGAAACAAGAATGATTATGGGAAAGGAAGACAAATGCCGATTCATTATGGATCCAAGAAGCACAATTACTTCACTGTCTCATCACCTTTAGC GACACAACTTCCTCAAGCCGTTGGTGCTGCATACTCTCTAAAAGCAGAGAAAAAAGATGCATGTGTCGTTGCCTTTTTTGGTGATGGCAGTTCAAGTGAG GGAGATTTCCATGCAAGTTTAAACTTTGCGGCGGTTTTGGAAGCCCCGGTTGTTTTCATTTGTCGCAATAATGGATGGGCTATTAGCACTCCTACCACAGATCAATTTCGAA GTGATGGAATTGTTGTGAAGGGACACGGGTATGGTATCCGAAGTATCAGAGTGGATGGAAATGATGCTCTCGCGGTCTATAATGTAGTACGCGTGGCCCGTGAAATGGCTGTCACCGAACAACGACCGATACTAATCGAG GCTATGACTTATAGAGTAGGACATCACTCGACATCTGATGATTCAACAAAGTATCGGCCCGCAGATGAAATTGAACACTGGAAAACATCGCGAAACCCGGTATCCATTTTTAGGAAATGGGTTCAGAGAAAAGGTTGGTGGAGTGATGAACAAGAATCTGAATTTCGAGCCGACATTAGAAAGCAGGTGATAAATGCAATTCAAGTAGCGGAAAAAACAGAGAAGCCATCACTTGAAAATATGTTTACTGATGTGTATGAAGAGTTACCTTCAAGTCTAAAGGATCAAGAGAGATTGATTAGAAATACTATAAAAAGACACCCACAAGACTATCCAACAGATGTACCTTTATGA
- the LOC111904148 gene encoding 2-oxoisovalerate dehydrogenase subunit alpha 2, mitochondrial isoform X1 has protein sequence MAIWLASRKGADYFTKTLISTTFRSLRTSTTVIASFRDSDDSSTGSFRKPYLFFPCADSSPSAVFRSRRFESSQAGPQLDFFSSDDDDEQIQGSMDFPGGKIGFTSEMRFLPESSEKRVQCYRVLDDNGYELSSPKQHMNKEVAMKMYSGMLTLDSLDTVLYEAQRQGRISFYVTSFGEEAINLASAAALSSDDLIMPQYREPGILWWRGFTLQEFVNQCFGNKNDYGKGRQMPIHYGSKKHNYFTVSSPLATQLPQAVGAAYSLKAEKKDACVVAFFGDGSSSEGDFHASLNFAAVLEAPVVFICRNNGWAISTPTTDQFRSDGIVVKGHGYGIRSIRVDGNDALAVYNVVRVAREMAVTEQRPILIEAMTYRVGHHSTSDDSTKYRPADEIEHWKTSRNPVSIFRKWVQRKGWWSDEQESEFRADIRKQVINAIQVAEKTEKPSLENMFTDVYEELPSSLKDQERLIRNTIKRHPQDYPTDVPL, from the exons ATGGCAATATGGCTGGCCAGTAGAAAAGGCGCCGATTATTTCACCAAAACATTGATATCCACCACTTTCAGATCATTACGAACTTCCACTACTGTTATTGCTTCCTTCCGTGATTCCGATGACAGCAGCACCGGGAGCTTCAGAAAGCCTTATTTATTCTTTCCGTGCGCCGATTCATCACCGTCGGCCGTTTTCAGATCTCGCCGCTTTGAATCCTCGCAAGCTGGGCCAcaattggatttcttctctaGCGATGATGACGACGAACAAAttcag GGTAGTATGGATTTCCCTGGTGGTAAAATTGGGTTCACTTCTGAAATGAGGTTTCTTCCGGAGTCATCTGAGAAGCGAGTGCAATGTTATCGAGTTCTTGATGATAACGGCTATGAGCTTTCATCTCCCAAacaacat ATGAATAAGGAAGTTGCAATGAAGATGTATAGTGGCATGTTGACACTTGACAGTTTGGATACGGTTTTGTATGAAGCACAAAGGCAAGGAAGAATATCGTTTTATGTTACTTCATTTGGTGAAGAAGCTATCAATCTAGCATCAGCAGCAGCACTTTCCTCCGATGATCTCATTATGCCACAG TATCGAGAACCAGGAATCTTGTGGTGGAGAGGTTTTACATTGCAAGAATTTGTGAATCAATGCTTTGGAAACAAGAATGATTATGGGAAAGGAAGACAAATGCCGATTCATTATGGATCCAAGAAGCACAATTACTTCACTGTCTCATCACCTTTAGC GACACAACTTCCTCAAGCCGTTGGTGCTGCATACTCTCTAAAAGCAGAGAAAAAAGATGCATGTGTCGTTGCCTTTTTTGGTGATGGCAGTTCAAGTGAG GGAGATTTCCATGCAAGTTTAAACTTTGCGGCGGTTTTGGAAGCCCCGGTTGTTTTCATTTGTCGCAATAATGGATGGGCTATTAGCACTCCTACCACAGATCAATTTCGAA GTGATGGAATTGTTGTGAAGGGACACGGGTATGGTATCCGAAGTATCAGAGTGGATGGAAATGATGCTCTCGCGGTCTATAATGTAGTACGCGTGGCCCGTGAAATGGCTGTCACCGAACAACGACCGATACTAATCGAG GCTATGACTTATAGAGTAGGACATCACTCGACATCTGATGATTCAACAAAGTATCGGCCCGCAGATGAAATTGAACACTGGAAAACATCGCGAAACCCGGTATCCATTTTTAGGAAATGGGTTCAGAGAAAAGGTTGGTGGAGTGATGAACAAGAATCTGAATTTCGAGCCGACATTAGAAAGCAGGTGATAAATGCAATTCAAGTAGCGGAAAAAACAGAGAAGCCATCACTTGAAAATATGTTTACTGATGTGTATGAAGAGTTACCTTCAAGTCTAAAGGATCAAGAGAGATTGATTAGAAATACTATAAAAAGACACCCACAAGACTATCCAACAGATGTACCTTTATGA